The Solanum lycopersicum chromosome 9, SLM_r2.1 genome window below encodes:
- the LOC138338447 gene encoding uncharacterized protein has product MSVLYHPGKANMVADGLSPVSMGSVMHVEDDKKEIVKEVHRLDRLGVRLEDSLKSGVMVSHNFESSLVVGVKSKQHLDPLLMELMEMVLSKANESSQGEDRMLRHQGRLCVLDVDGLRELIMEEAHGSRYSINPGSTKMYRDLQETY; this is encoded by the coding sequence atgagtgtcctttaccatcCCGGGAAAGCTAATATGGTGGCGGATGGTCTGAGTCCAGTATCCATGGGTAGTGTGATGCATGTAGAAGATGATAAGAAAGAGATAGTGAAAGAGGTTCATAGGTTGGACCGGTTGGGTGTCCGACTAGAAGATTCTCTAAAAAGTGGTGTCATGGTTTCCCATAACTTCGAGTCGTCTCTAGTTGTTGGGGTGAaatccaaacaacaccttgatcctctattgatggagttaatGGAAATGGTCCTTAGTAAAGCTAATGAGTCCTCTCAAGGGGAAGATAGGATGCTTCGGCACCAAGGAAGATTGTGTGTACTGGATGTGGATGGGTTGAGGGAATTGATCATGGAAGAGGCTCATGGCTCCCGATATTCCATTAACccaggttccacaaagatgtaccgcGACTTACAAGAAACATATTAg